A region from the Aegilops tauschii subsp. strangulata cultivar AL8/78 chromosome 5, Aet v6.0, whole genome shotgun sequence genome encodes:
- the LOC109765867 gene encoding BTB/POZ and MATH domain-containing protein 1-like, which yields MPVSESSMVRVPSRCTAETARATVAFEITGYSLHKGLGGGKFLCSPAFSVGGYEWCIGYYPDGYEDEGSEGHVSAFLKLLTKNAEVRVLYKLVLVEPSSERSIGVSCKVPRVFTSENPCWGFRKLSAAEVESVYLRNDCLMIECEVSVIKESLDIHVPPSDILDNLATLLEGKIGADVTFKVKGEIFSAHKILLAMRSAVFNAEFYGAMRDKGAQDITVDDMQPAVFRAFLHFIYTDSMPPMDGLEDDDKREMVKHLLVAADKYAMERMKRICESMLCKSLDVETVATILALANQYHCNYLKDACIEFMLSSNRMKDVISSQGYLHLKRSSPDVIVDVLERAAKSCKI from the coding sequence ATGCCAGTGTCGGAGAGTTCAATGGTGAGGGTGCCATCGAGGTGCACAGCAGAGacggcgcgggccacggtcgcgTTCGAGATCACCGGCTACAGCCTGCACAAGGGCCTCGGAGGAGGCAAATTCCTCTGTTCTCCTGCATTCTCCGTCGGCGGCTACGAATGGTGCATCGGCTACTACCCCGACGGTTACGAGGACGAGGGGAGCGAAGGTCACGTCTCTGCCTTCCTCAAGCTCTTGACCAAGAACGCCGAGGTGAGGGTGCTCTACAAATTGGTGCTTGTGGAGCCGTCTAGCGAGCGGTCGATTGGGGTGAGCTGCAAAGTCCCACGAGTGTTCACCAGTGAAAATCCATGTTGGGGCTTTCGAAAGTTGTCGGCCGCTGAAGTAGAGTCGGTGTACCTGCGGAACGATTGTCTCATGATCGAGTGTGAAGTCAGTGTTATCAAGGAATCACTCGATATCCATGTGCCGCCCTCTGACATTCTGGATAATCTTGCAACCTTGCTAGAGGGGAAGATAGGAGCAGACGTGACTTTCAAGGTTAAAGGGGAGATTTTTTCTGCTCACAAGATTTTGCTCGCgatgagatcggcggtcttcaaCGCGGAGTTCTACGGGGCGATGAGGGACAAAGGAGCGCAGGACATAACTGTTGACGACATGCAGCCTGCTGTTTTCAGGGCATTTCTTCACTTCATATACACGGATTCAATGCCTCCCATGGACGGTCTTGAGGATGATGACAAAAGAGAAATGGTTAAGCACTTACTCGTGGCTGCGGACAAGTATGCCATGGAAAGGATGAAGAGGATATGTGAAAGCATGCTATGCAAGAGTCTTGATGTTGAGACTGTGGCGACCATATTAGCTCTGGCTAACCAGTATCATTGCAACTACCTCAAAGATGCTTGCATTGAATTTATGCTCTCTTCAAATAGAATGAAAGATGTGATCTCAAGCCAAGGTTATCTACACCTCAAAAGATCTTCTCCTGATGTCATCGTGGATGTGTTGGAGAGAGCAGCTAAGTCCTGCAAGATTTAG
- the LOC109765868 gene encoding BTB/POZ and MATH domain-containing protein 1-like, translating into MEGSQSSIARVPARCTAETQTSRATVAFEIAGYSLHKGLGRGKYLRSPAFSIGGYEWCIRYYPDGSPDEASEGYVSVFLKLLTKNAEVRATYNLMLVEPVKGQSTVVLSSEEPQVFDRERPSWGLRRFMKTTAEVEWANLWNDCLVIECEVTVIKETFDVHVPPSDLSDNLATLLEGKKGADVTFKVQGEVFSAHKILLAMRSPVFEAEFYGPLGNKGAQNGHDWLADKNWQANIWHFQQVTALKLAKILLVLRGWLGANQLLDKILVCLPIGKPNFGSKPSSPDITIDDMQPAVFRAFLHFIYTDSMPPMRDLEEDDKIEMVKHLLVAADKYGMERMKRICEGMLCKSLDVETVAAILALADQHHCSNLKDACIEFMLSSNRMNDVMASQGYAHLKRYSSDVIVDVFERAARSCKI; encoded by the coding sequence ATGGAAGGTTCGCAGAGTTCAATAGCGAGGGTGCCGGCGAGGTGCACAGCAGAGACACAGACGTCGCGGGCCACGGTTGCGTTCGAGATCGCTGGCTACAGCCTGCACAAGGGCCTCGGTAGAGGCAAATACCTCCGTTCTCCGGCATTCTCCATCGGCGGCTACGAATGGTGCATCCGCTACTACCCCGACGGAAGCCCAGACGAGGCGAGCGAAGGTTACGTCTCTGTCTTCCTCAAGCTCTTGACCAAGAACGCCGAGGTGAGGGCGACCTACAATTTGATGCTCGTGGAGCCGGTTAaggggcagtcgactgtggtgcTCTCCTCCGAAGAGCCACAAGTGTTCGACCGCGAAAGGCCATCCTGGGGCTTGCGGAGGTTCATGAAGACCACTGCTGAAGTAGAGTGGGCGAACCTGTGGAACGATTGTCTCGTGATCGAGTGTGAGGTCACTGTTATCAAGGAAACATTTGACGTCCATGTGCCGCCCTCTGACCTTTCGGATAATCTTGCCACATTGCTAGAGGGGAAGAAAGGAGCAGACGTGACATTCAAGGTCCAAGGGGAGGTATTTTCTGCTCATAAGATTTTGCTTGCGATGCGATCGCCGGTCTTCGAAGCAGAGTTCTATGGGCCGCTGGGGAACAAGGGGGCGCAGAACGGGCATGATTGGCTGGCAGACAAAAATTGGCAAGCCAACATTTGGCATTTCCAACAAGTGACAGCTCTAAAACTTGCCAAAATTTTGCTAGTTTTAAGAGGTTGGCTAGGTGCCAACCAATTGCTAGACAAAATTTTGGTTTGCTTACCTATTGGCAAGCCAAATTTTGGCAGCAAACCAAGCAGCCCTGACATAACAATTGATGACATGCAGCCTGCTGTTTTCAGGGCATTTCTTCACTTCATCTACACAGATTCAATGCCTCCCATGAGAGATCTTGAGGAGGATGACAAAATAGAAATGGTTAAGCACTTACTCGTGGCTGCAGATAAGTATGGGATGGAAAGGATGAAGAGGATATGTGAAGGCATGCTATGCAAGAGTCTTGATGTTGAGACTGTGGCTGCCATATTAGCTCTAGCTGACCAGCATCATTGCAGCAACCTCAAAGATGCTTGCATCGAATTTATGCTCTCTTCGAATAGAATGAATGATGTGATGGCAAGCCAAGGGTATGCACACCTCAAAAGATATTCTTCTGATGTCATTGTAGATGTGTTTGAGAGAGCAGCTAGGTCCTGCAAAATTTAG